A window of the Drosophila suzukii unplaced genomic scaffold, CBGP_Dsuzu_IsoJpt1.0 scf_22, whole genome shotgun sequence genome harbors these coding sequences:
- the LOC139354791 gene encoding uncharacterized protein isoform X1 — protein MLLAGPILLRLAGIILPQFLHGWRHTVSRSVFQSLDELIPAHRQSVSGALTPEKFWMNVRYQPAVPKKLRSCRVFLGTSIFIIASTFFGSVRKAPSPIMNPKYPTCSVLRKSWISSASHPSIQRRGCEDAVESPCPLPYTTFEPNYIIRMAFVETDKVAFQSACFKSILLMKIVSSARLKIDSMFCSGFLYQRRSVVPGTFT, from the exons ATGCTATTGGCCGGTCCGATCCTTCTACGTCTTGCTGGTATAATACTGCCCCAATTCCTACATGGCTGGCGTCACACTGTATCCAGAAGTGTTTTCCAAAGTCTGGATGAGCTAATACCGGCGCACAG gcaGTCAGTGAGCGGCGCACTTACACCGGAGAAATTTTGGATGAATGTGCGATACCAGCCTGCGGTTCCTAAGAAGCTGCGTAGTTGTCGCGTATTTTTGGGCACCTCTATCTTCATAATCGCCTCAACTTTCTTCGGATCCGTCCGCAAGGCCCCATCACCGATTATGAATCCCAAATATC CAACATGCAGTGTTCTTCGAAAGTCTTGGATATCATCAGCAAGTCATCCAAGTATACAAAGACGCGGCTGCGAAGACGCTGTGGAATCACCTTGTCCATTACCCTACACAACCTTTGAGCCGAATTACATAATCCGAATGGCATTCGTCGAAACTGATAAAGTGGCCTTCCAG AGCGCATGTTTCAAATCGATACTGCTAATGAAAATCGTCTCATCCGCCCGGCTTAAAATCGACTCAATGTTCTGTAGTGG GTTTCTGTACCAGCGTCGTTCGGTTGTTCCAGGGACTTTCACTTAA
- the LOC139354791 gene encoding uncharacterized protein isoform X2 produces the protein MLLAGPILLRLAGIILPQFLHGWRHTVSRSVFQSLDELIPAHRQSVSGALTPEKFWMNVRYQPAVPKKLRSCRVFLGTSIFIIASTFFGSVRKAPSPIMNPKYRNNMQCSSKVLDIISKSSKYTKTRLRRRCGITLSITLHNL, from the exons ATGCTATTGGCCGGTCCGATCCTTCTACGTCTTGCTGGTATAATACTGCCCCAATTCCTACATGGCTGGCGTCACACTGTATCCAGAAGTGTTTTCCAAAGTCTGGATGAGCTAATACCGGCGCACAG gcaGTCAGTGAGCGGCGCACTTACACCGGAGAAATTTTGGATGAATGTGCGATACCAGCCTGCGGTTCCTAAGAAGCTGCGTAGTTGTCGCGTATTTTTGGGCACCTCTATCTTCATAATCGCCTCAACTTTCTTCGGATCCGTCCGCAAGGCCCCATCACCGATTATGAATCCCAAATATCGcaa CAACATGCAGTGTTCTTCGAAAGTCTTGGATATCATCAGCAAGTCATCCAAGTATACAAAGACGCGGCTGCGAAGACGCTGTGGAATCACCTTGTCCATTACCCTACACAACCTTTGA